The Hordeum vulgare subsp. vulgare chromosome 7H, MorexV3_pseudomolecules_assembly, whole genome shotgun sequence DNA window GGCAACATGGGCACTAGCGGCTTCTCCATCCTCGTCCATGCCATCCTCTACTTCTGCCTGCTCACCATCGCTGTTGTGGCCATCGGAGTGCACGTGTATGCCTCCAAATCCGGTCCAGTAGGGTAAATATGCAGTGCTCTCTGGCCATTCATGGGGTGCTTTTTTTTAACAGGGGTAGGGGCTCAAAGGCCCCTGAAGCTACCATTCATGGGGTGGTGGTGTTGAATTCCTTTGATTTGTTTGCTTGTCTTTCTGTCTTTTGGACACAAAACTAAGTGAGAAATGAAAATCATATATGTATGCATCGTGTTGTTTACAAAGACAAAATGCATGATGCATCCACGAAATTTGAGCATTGATTATTCTTCGCACTCAAGGTCGGAGGATCAGTCTATTTCTCACGAGACCCCATGAAGTGTCAGCGCTCCTTTCTTCAATGGCTTACGGTGTCACGTCACCTCGACAACCCTTCTTCCCCTTGCCGGTGGCTG harbors:
- the LOC123412341 gene encoding uncharacterized protein LOC123412341; this translates as MTTTDWGPIIVAVVLFILLSPGFLFQLPARVRVVEFGNMGTSGFSILVHAILYFCLLTIAVVAIGVHVYASKSGPVG